A DNA window from Chloroflexota bacterium contains the following coding sequences:
- a CDS encoding bifunctional acetate--CoA ligase family protein/GNAT family N-acetyltransferase, whose amino-acid sequence MSTSLTPTFDPSHDIYHYEHHPLDALFSPKNVAVIGATETPGTVGRTILWNLVSNPFGGTVFPVNPKRPGVLGIKAYPSISAVPEPVDLAVIVTPAPTVPGIIGECVNAGVKGAIVISAGFKEIGPAGAELERQIMEHARRGKMRIIGPNCLGVMSTISGLNATFAAAMARQGNVGFITQSGALATAILDWSFRENVGFSSFVSIGSMLDVSWGDLIYYLGDDPHTKSIVIYMETIGNARAFLSAAREVSLVKPIIIIKPGRTESAARAAASHTGSMTGSDEVLEVAFKRSGVLRVNSIAELFYMAEVLAKQPRPRGPHLTIVTNAGGPGVIATDALIMSGGELTDLSAATMESLNKILPPQWSHNNPIDVLGDASPERYAQALEIAAQDPNADGMLVILTPQAMTAPTDTAEKLKPYAHSTGKPVIASWMGGSDVEPGEAILNRAGIPTFAYPDTAARMYNYMWQYADNLRGLYETPMDFADPEEGQSARMKAEKLIASVRETGRTILTESESKQLLALYGIPAVETRVAPSETDAVRIADEMGYPVVLKLYSETITHKTDVGGVQLNIRNAEGVRQSFRAIQTSVTDKVGAQHFQGVTVQPMIKLEGYELILGSSIDSQFGPVLLFGTGGQLVEVYKDRALSLPPLTTTLARRMMEATRVYKALKGVRGRKPVDLDALEQLMVRFSQLVAEQRWIKEIDINPLLASPERLIALDARVVVHDKDVTRAQLPRLAIRAYPTQYVKSWTAKNGRKILFRPIRPEDEPGLIKFHATLSDRSVYLRYKQPMLLGERVAHERLARICFVDYDRELALVAECDDPECNERVIMAVGRLTRLHGGDDARLTMLVNDAYQGIGLGKELIHRLLHMARDEKIARVNAVLTADNAAMKHLLEGFGARFQPVTDGKMVLSEIDL is encoded by the coding sequence ATGAGTACATCTCTCACACCAACGTTCGACCCGTCGCACGACATTTATCACTACGAGCATCATCCACTCGACGCGCTCTTTTCGCCGAAGAATGTTGCCGTGATCGGCGCGACGGAGACTCCCGGAACCGTAGGACGCACGATTCTGTGGAATCTAGTCAGTAACCCTTTTGGCGGGACCGTCTTCCCCGTCAATCCAAAACGCCCCGGTGTCTTGGGGATCAAAGCGTATCCCAGCATTTCCGCTGTGCCGGAACCGGTTGACCTTGCCGTCATCGTGACGCCTGCGCCAACCGTGCCCGGCATTATCGGCGAATGTGTGAATGCGGGAGTTAAAGGTGCTATCGTGATTTCTGCCGGGTTCAAGGAAATCGGACCGGCGGGCGCGGAATTGGAACGACAAATAATGGAACACGCACGCCGCGGCAAGATGCGAATCATCGGACCGAACTGCCTCGGCGTGATGAGCACGATCAGCGGATTGAACGCGACGTTTGCCGCCGCGATGGCACGGCAAGGCAACGTCGGTTTCATCACGCAAAGCGGCGCACTCGCCACCGCGATTCTCGACTGGAGTTTTCGCGAGAACGTCGGCTTTAGCTCGTTTGTTTCGATTGGCTCGATGCTCGACGTGAGTTGGGGCGACCTGATTTACTATCTCGGCGACGACCCGCACACGAAAAGCATCGTCATCTACATGGAAACAATTGGCAACGCGCGCGCGTTCCTTTCCGCCGCGCGCGAAGTGTCGCTCGTCAAACCGATCATCATCATCAAGCCCGGTCGCACCGAGAGCGCGGCGCGCGCCGCCGCCTCGCACACCGGCTCGATGACCGGCAGCGACGAAGTCTTGGAAGTTGCGTTCAAGCGCAGCGGCGTGTTGCGCGTCAACAGCATCGCCGAATTGTTCTACATGGCAGAGGTGCTCGCGAAACAACCGCGCCCGAGAGGACCGCATCTCACGATTGTCACGAATGCGGGCGGACCCGGCGTCATCGCGACCGACGCGTTGATCATGAGCGGCGGCGAACTCACCGACCTCTCCGCCGCGACGATGGAATCGCTCAATAAAATTTTGCCGCCGCAGTGGAGTCACAACAATCCGATTGACGTACTCGGCGATGCGAGTCCCGAACGATACGCGCAAGCGTTGGAAATCGCGGCGCAAGACCCAAACGCGGACGGTATGCTCGTCATCCTCACGCCGCAAGCGATGACCGCGCCGACCGATACCGCGGAGAAACTCAAACCGTACGCGCACAGTACCGGCAAGCCGGTCATCGCGAGTTGGATGGGCGGCTCGGACGTCGAACCGGGCGAAGCGATTCTCAATCGCGCCGGCATTCCGACGTTCGCGTATCCCGATACCGCGGCGCGCATGTACAATTACATGTGGCAGTACGCCGATAACTTGCGCGGGCTGTACGAAACACCAATGGATTTTGCCGATCCCGAAGAAGGTCAATCCGCGCGCATGAAAGCAGAAAAACTGATCGCGTCCGTGCGCGAAACCGGACGCACGATTCTCACCGAGTCCGAATCGAAACAATTGCTCGCGCTCTACGGCATTCCCGCCGTCGAGACGCGCGTCGCGCCAAGCGAAACGGACGCGGTTCGTATCGCGGATGAAATGGGTTATCCGGTCGTGCTCAAGTTGTACTCAGAGACGATCACGCACAAGACGGATGTTGGCGGCGTGCAGTTGAACATTCGTAACGCCGAAGGTGTCCGTCAATCGTTCCGCGCGATTCAAACCTCTGTCACCGACAAAGTTGGCGCGCAACACTTCCAGGGCGTCACCGTCCAACCGATGATCAAACTCGAAGGGTACGAATTAATTCTCGGCAGTAGCATTGATTCGCAGTTCGGTCCCGTCCTGTTGTTCGGCACCGGCGGACAACTCGTCGAGGTGTACAAGGATCGCGCGCTCAGCTTGCCGCCACTCACGACGACGCTCGCGCGGCGCATGATGGAAGCAACGCGCGTCTACAAGGCGCTCAAGGGCGTGCGCGGGCGCAAGCCAGTGGACCTTGACGCGCTCGAGCAACTTATGGTACGCTTCAGTCAACTCGTCGCCGAGCAACGTTGGATCAAGGAGATTGACATCAATCCGTTGCTCGCGTCGCCCGAACGCTTGATCGCGCTCGATGCGCGCGTCGTCGTACACGACAAGGACGTGACGCGGGCGCAACTGCCGCGCCTCGCAATTCGCGCGTACCCGACCCAGTATGTCAAATCGTGGACGGCGAAGAACGGACGCAAGATTCTCTTCCGCCCGATTCGTCCCGAAGACGAGCCAGGTCTGATCAAGTTTCACGCGACGTTATCGGATCGCAGCGTGTACTTGCGCTACAAACAACCCATGCTGTTGGGCGAACGCGTCGCGCACGAACGCTTGGCGCGCATTTGCTTTGTGGATTACGACCGCGAACTCGCGCTCGTCGCCGAATGCGATGATCCCGAATGCAACGAGCGCGTGATTATGGCAGTCGGGCGGCTCACGCGGTTGCATGGCGGCGACGACGCGCGGTTGACCATGCTCGTCAACGACGCGTATCAAGGCATCGGCTTGGGCAAGGAATTGATCCATCGCTTGCTGCACATGGCGCGCGACGAAAAGATCGCGCGGGTGAACGCGGTGCTCACGGCGGACAATGCCGCAATGAAACATCTGCTCGAAGGATTTGGCGCGCGTTTTCAACCCGTCACCGATGGCAAGATGGTACTGAGCGAGATTGATTTGTAG
- a CDS encoding sigma-70 family RNA polymerase sigma factor, translating into MHVVIQSVLFFDPGSSLPIPKTTRQAIRTLARKHVVTYDSARQSTQLVRRVIRVVEANIANGRLTRFASARGQDAKVTLSEYIARVTGLVFAEDARVRALQDGDATEWNRLQALLTRRAYTVLRSLRNDEIALAEAPDFASETCWVIFNHAYPFDVAFDAWATTILNRRILAKYTRSPDVLNRVRYRTSLDASVTLEDGNTAALDETVAHPHADGLFEQVEDRELVRVGIAELKSATQRRLIQAVYMDGMTLAEFGAQEGIGSQSVYNLHHRALEQLRKKLLSPHPQESDGKSRQSSRKSSSGRSLK; encoded by the coding sequence GTGCACGTCGTTATCCAGAGCGTACTATTCTTTGACCCAGGTTCGTCCTTGCCTATTCCCAAAACCACGCGTCAGGCAATTCGCACGCTGGCGCGCAAGCACGTTGTCACATACGACTCCGCTCGGCAATCCACCCAGCTCGTTCGTCGTGTCATTCGCGTCGTCGAAGCCAACATAGCGAATGGACGTTTGACGCGCTTTGCATCGGCGCGGGGGCAAGACGCGAAGGTGACGCTCTCCGAATACATCGCGCGCGTCACGGGACTGGTGTTCGCGGAAGACGCGCGCGTGCGAGCGTTGCAAGACGGCGACGCGACCGAATGGAATCGTCTCCAAGCATTGCTCACGCGGCGCGCGTACACCGTTTTGCGATCCTTGCGGAATGATGAGATTGCGCTCGCCGAAGCCCCCGATTTTGCGAGCGAAACATGCTGGGTGATTTTCAACCACGCGTATCCGTTCGATGTGGCATTTGACGCGTGGGCGACGACGATTCTCAATCGTCGAATCCTGGCAAAGTACACGCGTTCACCCGATGTGCTGAATCGCGTACGCTACCGCACTTCGCTCGATGCGTCGGTGACGTTGGAGGATGGCAATACCGCGGCGCTCGATGAGACGGTGGCGCATCCGCACGCGGACGGCTTGTTCGAGCAAGTCGAAGATCGCGAGTTGGTGCGTGTGGGGATCGCCGAACTCAAGAGCGCGACACAGCGTCGCCTGATTCAAGCCGTTTATATGGACGGGATGACGCTCGCCGAATTTGGCGCACAGGAAGGCATTGGCTCCCAATCTGTTTACAATTTGCACCATCGCGCATTAGAGCAATTACGAAAAAAACTCCTTTCACCGCACCCGCAAGAAAGCGACGGCAAATCGCGTCAATCAAGTAGAAAGAGTTCGTCTGGAAGGAGTTTGAAATGA
- a CDS encoding XdhC family protein — protein MFDELKRNLAEEKLFAVATVLNGAHIGVKLLVYPDGRVSGDLGEAALTARVTQDTQDALQHEASAQREYGDVAVFIEVFAPKPKLIILGGVHTAIPLTQFAQTLGFRVTIVDGRGRFANRERFPTADEIIVAWPDDALAQMRIDASTYVAILTHDPKFDIPALAALSRTSPRYIGAMGSRETRQQHFAELRARGVTDEFLARVHGPIGLDLGARTPEAMALAILAEIVAVRYGREGGFLSDSKGTGEPGSRGE, from the coding sequence ATGTTCGACGAACTGAAACGCAATCTAGCCGAAGAGAAATTGTTCGCAGTCGCGACCGTGTTGAATGGCGCGCACATCGGTGTCAAGTTGTTGGTGTATCCCGATGGTCGCGTGTCCGGCGATTTGGGGGAAGCCGCGTTGACCGCGCGGGTTACACAAGACACGCAAGACGCTCTGCAACATGAAGCATCGGCGCAGCGCGAGTACGGCGACGTGGCGGTGTTCATCGAGGTGTTTGCGCCGAAACCGAAACTCATCATCCTTGGCGGGGTGCACACCGCGATTCCGTTGACCCAGTTCGCGCAGACGCTCGGTTTTCGCGTGACGATTGTGGATGGGCGCGGACGCTTTGCGAATCGCGAACGTTTTCCGACGGCGGATGAAATCATCGTCGCCTGGCCCGACGACGCGCTCGCCCAGATGCGGATTGACGCGTCCACCTACGTCGCGATTCTCACGCACGACCCAAAGTTCGATATTCCCGCGCTCGCCGCGTTGTCGCGCACATCGCCGCGTTACATCGGCGCGATGGGCTCGCGCGAAACGCGCCAACAACATTTCGCCGAACTACGCGCGCGCGGCGTCACAGACGAATTCTTGGCGCGCGTGCATGGACCGATCGGTTTGGACTTGGGCGCGCGGACGCCGGAGGCAATGGCGCTGGCGATTCTTGCGGAGATTGTGGCAGTGAGGTACGGACGCGAGGGGGGATTTCTTTCAGACAGCAAGGGAACCGGGGAGCCGGGGAGCCGGGGAGAGTAG